From Leptospira kirschneri serovar Cynopteri str. 3522 CT:
CGCTTACAAATCGAGAAGCAAGCGCTCCGATCAGTATCGTAGTAAACAGATAAAAAATAACCGATATTGCGAGCAATTGATTTCCTTGATTATCTCTTTCTTATATTTTTCTCAGGAATGCAATCTATTCTTGTGTCACAAACAAGTTCGATCTAAAAGAAATTCTCTATTGAATAACGATCACAAAACCGCAATTTCATAAAGAAAATGAATGACCGATTTGACCAAAGATACAGAAGTTTTCAAAAATTGAATTCAATCTGGAATTGTTGACTTCTTTGAAGTAGATCCTACATTTTGAAATAAAGTTTTTAGAAATTTTACCTTTCGAATCCCAATCTTTTTTTCGATATAAAAATAAGGATGTTTTCCAAAGATTCAAATTCTTCTCTAAACAAACTTATACAATTTCAATATTCCATTAAAAACACGTTTCAAATCAAAAAAACATTTATTTTATTCTTTATCGTAGTAACCCTGTTAGACGGTCTTTTTTTAAAATCTTTATTTCCTCAAACAAATCCCCAAGACGCCGCAGAAATAAAACCTTTGTTGAGAGTTTTTCCCTCTTATCGAAGAGAGGAATGCGATTGGGCAATCCGTTGGGACATTTGTTTGAGTTGTTTGAAAATCGGCAGAAGATATGCACAAAAAATTCATTTTTATTCTTCGGGTCCATACAGAGAACATGGATGTTATTCGGAAGAAGAAGGATTTTTTTTAATGGAAGAATAAAAATAATCAGCTTTTTCAAAATGTTCCCATTTTTTCGAAAGATCGTTATCCTTTATTAGATATTCTTTAAGAAAATAGTTGCCGCCAATTTGAAAACAATTCTGATGTTTTCAGGGAACGTTTCAAAATGAAGGTAAATTCAGAAATATAATCACCAAACGGTGATTTAATCCGTTATTTCAATCGAAGATCGTTAAATCATTTTCAAATTGAATATAGATAGAAGTCTGAAATATCCCATTGTTTTGAATTAAAATTTCTCTATTATAAAGTATTTATGCAAGAAGTTATTTCAAAATCATTTTTTTGAAGTTTTAATGATTCCTATAAAATTGAGTGCCCATAAATAAATATTATGATAAAACGTAGATCAACGTAAGTTTGTACAATCCGATGCGAAAGCAATTGAGGCGTAGAAAAACTCTGCGATCGCGTTCTAAATTGTAATTCAAGATAGAATGGCGTATTACGTTTATTTCATACAATTTATTAACTGGAGCTAAAAAGCACGGCTGGCGAAACCGGATTAACTTTCTTACATTTAATTTACGTTATTGAAGTGTAAATGATTGGGTGCTTTATTATATAGTCTTGAGTAGAACAGTTTCTAAGTGAAGAGGTCAACGACATAAATGTTTGCATTACGCTTTTTTAAATTCAAACTTGTTTATATTTTTCTGATTGTATGTGTTATTATTCAATGCGCCACAACCGGAAGTTCATCTATCGAATCCGTGATTCTAAATTTTAATAAAAACAAAAAAAGTTATAAAATCGGAGTGATAGACTTTATCCATTCCGAAAAACAGACGAACCAATACGATTCCATGATTTCAGATTTGTTCATAGTAGAATTATCAAAAGATTCTTCCAATGTTCTAGTCGAAAGAACAAAACTCGCCGAATTATTAGCGGAACATTCATTAGAATATTCTGGTCTTCTTGATTCCGACCAAGCCAGAAAATTAGGAAAAATAATTCCGATTGACCTCATCCTTACTGGATCTTATTCGATTCAAAAAAAACAAACTCAGGAGGAAATTAAAATATCAGGACGTTTTATTCATGTTGTAACAGGTGAAATCATTTATGCCTTTAATACTACGATCACTCGAGAAAGCCAAGACTCAGTAGCTAATCAAAACTCTTCTCAAACGACATCAGAAAAAAAATGTACTGGTAATTCAGAGATAGAAACTCTTTTAAAAGATTTATCAACGGAATCTAAGATTCAAGAACTCGTTCAAAAAGCGAAGAAGGTATCTTTTCAAGAAGAATGCGGAAAAATTCACGGTCTGATACTGTCCAGTTTTATTCGTCATAAAATCGATTCAAAAGAATATAATATTTTTTTAATGGATTCTTTGAAAAAATTTCAAAATCCGAACGAAAATTATAGAGTTTTAGACAGTCTACGGTATTTTCAATTGGATAAACATATAGACGAAGAAGAATGGTCATCCGGGAAAGACGTAATTCAGAGAGTCTCTGCCGGCGGCCTGACAAGACATATTACATATTTATTGAATATCCAATCCGAAACAAATAAACAACTCATTCTAAAAAGAGCAGACGAAATTATGGAGTTGGGAATTCAAAAGAAAATAGGAAGACCTGTCGCCATACGTAAGGAAGAGATTGTGCTTTCTATTTTATACGCTTTACAAGATCCTAAAGCGTTTTTGGATTCGGATTTGACCGCTCTTGTATTTTTTGATAAATACAAAAATATTGTATTTGATACTTCTGCAGAAACGAATAAGATTTTTTCTATTTTTGATTTTTTATCCAACCATTATTTTAAAGAAACGAACGAAAATAAAAAAGAAATGATCTTTTTAAGAATTCAAGATTTCTTAAATTCCGTAAATACCTCAGAGCAAAAAGAAAAAAAATTAGATGACTTTCTTGGAAAACTCATTTCAGCGGCAGGTAGGTCTAAAACATCTGAAGCCGCATTGTACAAAACGAACTTTAAAAATCTTTTTCGATCTTTATCAAAAGAAATTTGTGCGGTTGCAGATAAAAATCCTTATCCAGCGCAAAAAAGTTCTAGAATCAAATTTCTTTCGGAAAACGAATGTATTTGCAAATGATCCTTTCAGAATTTCTATCGATCTCCGTATATTAGAATAACATGAATTTTGAAAATAATTTCTATTTAACGCGCGAGTTCGGTATAAGGAATCTGTTTTCTAAAATTTCGTTTTATCTTGAAAAATGGATGTGGGAACTCTTACAAAACCTTAAAATTGCCACAAATACTAAAATGTGGGAACTACCACTTTTAGAAAATTCTTTTCACTTTCTAACGCCGAACTCACGTTATTTAGAGCTTGTCCAAAAACCTCAAAAAATTTTACACAATAATTCTTTAGAAATTTTTAATAAAATGAAGTAGTTCCTACAAATTAAGTCGCATTTGGCAATTTGTGAACTTTCGAGTAGTTCTAATGTCGTTAAATTTTCGTAGTAGTTCCCACATTGGACGGTTTTGGGACAAACTCTTAGAAATAAAATTTTAATCACTTATTATATATAAACGAAGTATTACCGACTTCTATAATTTTTTAAAAGTAAGAATTCCCACAAATTACGTCTCTTTTAAATGGTTCTTGCGTTTCTAAAATAACGTGAGTTCCGATGCAAAAGTAATTGAGGCCTCAGTAACGCTCTCAAACTCAGCGTCCACCCCTGAACTCAGCAAAACGCTTTTTACGAAAGCGTTTTAGGTCGTTTCGACAGATCGCGTTCTAAATTGTAACTAAAGATGATTATTGTATTACGTTTCTCTCATACAATTTATAGACTGAAGCTAAAAGTACGATCCGGACGCCCCGGTTTTTTTACAGATTCAGTCACATTACGAACTTTTAAACATTCATTTTAAGTGATTGAAGTTCGTTCGTATGAACTTCCACAATTTTAATAGAAAAAAAGGATTTTACTGTAAAATTGAAATTTGCAGGAGTTCCCACATTTAAAAACAATCGTCGTTTTGAAAGGAAGTTTGCACCCCGTGTTATTTTACCGAGGTGCGGAAGGAAAAAATTTTTATTTTTTACAAGCCTGAATAGCTGGAATACTTTTTGCAGATTTAAGACAAGTAAGATCAAATTTTCCAGACATACATTCTTTTTGTAATACTGGAACTAAAGTAGCTTTCATAGTTGCGATGTTTGCTGCGTCTTCAGGTTTTTGTCCAGCAGTCAGATTGGTCAACATTTCATCTACAATAGGAGCACATTCTTCAGCTGAATGTTTAGCACCTCCACACATTACGGTCAATGAAAGAACCGCGGCTACACTTAGGGAAATCATAAGAACTTTTTTCATTGAATCTTCCTCTTTTGAGTCTTGGAAACCACTTTAGTTCTATCTTGTTCCCTGGAAAGTGATTTTTTGGACGGGTAAACGGTTATTCCATAATCAAGGATTCCTTTTTCCCCTTTAAATTTTAATATCTTGGTACGAGGATCATATTGATACGTTCCAGCGTTGACTAAAACCTCAAACCCTTTTTTATAATGAATTTCCGGGATAAAAATTTCTGTTTCCGGAAACAAATTCCCTTCCTGTCGAAACGCATATTTAAATAAGGATCTTTCCATATCAAAAGTTAAGGCAACAGGAAATCCTTTGGTTCGTATCGGATAAGGACGACTAAAAGCCCGAACCGCCCTTCCCCCATCTTCATCGTAAGAAGAAGGTGTATCCTGGGAATAAATAGACAAATCTTCTTCATTCCATCTATCTCCCAAACTATGAGTATGATCGGGAGTATAATTCCATAACGCCAGATTTACGAAATTTTTTTCCACTGCTTTCATGATTCGATCAAGAGCCTTCTCCAATACGCCGTAATCATTTTTGAGATACGCTACTCTGTGATTGAGGTCCATAGGGATTCCGGTTTCTCCGATTACGGTAGGACAATTGCCCATTTTTTTCTCGGACATTTCCCGGATCATACGAATCGTTTCCTCGTAGGCATTGTCTATATTCTCTTTTCCGAATATTGGTTTTTGCTTAAATACGTGTACCCCAAACCAAGGGAGATAACGTTTCAGCATAAGAACAGATATATCGTACCAATGTGTCGCATTGATTACGGATCCTTGATTTTTTTTGGGAATTTCTTTCCACTCCAGTTCGAGTTTAGAAGGATCACTTTCGATAAAAATATGAAATCTGTTTTCTAATTTTTGTACCCTTTCTTTAAATTTTTTAATAAAAGGATACATAAAATCGGAATAGAATTCGTATTTTCTTCCGTTCTTCCTATAAAAATATTCCGGCTTCAACATCATAGGAGCACCATTTGGATCGTAATCCCAAACTCCGTGATTTCTCCAGATACATTGATGTCCCCTTTCCCAAAGTGGAACCCCTTCTGGATTCAATCGTACTTTACCAAATGGCAAACTCCAAAAACCCAACATATACGCTTGCTCTGCGGAAACCGCACGTCCTTCGGAAAGATACATTTCTTGAAAAGGAGAAGATTTTATTACTTTTCCAAATCCGAATCCGTCAAATTCTCCCAGATTTTTTTTACCGATCCATCCGGGAGAAGGTTCGTTTAACGTATCAAAGCCGATTACGTTTTTATATTTTTTGAGCCTGCGAACAATCTTAAGCACAGAATCTATATAATGATCCTGTAAAAAATCCTGAACGTTTTTTCCGTCTATCTTTGTATCCGGTGCAAATTCTTTTCCTCCGAAAAATAAAGAGAACATCGTTGCACAAGAGTATTTTTGATAGTTCAGAGGCCAGGACATTCTTCTATAATTTTTTCCATGATAATGATGAACGATCGCTGTTTCAGAATTTCGAATTTTGGAAATATTCATCCCTAATTCTTCCAAAGTCCAACCAGGAGCACCGTCACCTCCCGTAAATCGAGACCATACGTCTTGATGTGGATCTATAAAAAGATAAAATCCTTTTTTTGCCGCGAGAGAAACCATTCTTTCCACATAGTCTATATATTCGTTGTCGTATTTTCCGGGACCTTTATGCTCAATCGCTTCCCACGTTATGAGAAACCGCAAAAAATTAAATCCCCATTTCCTCAATCTATCGAAATGTTCTTCCGCCTGGTCTTCTTTCAAAGGTCTTCCTACAAAAGACACATTTTTATGATTATTGAATGTATTTGTTTGATCGAAATGTGTGGTGCCGTCCGGTCTTAAAGGAAGTTTTGCGGAACCGGAAAGATTAACTCCGCGTAATTGATAAATCGCTCCGTCTTTGGAGGCGAAATGTCCGTTTTTAACGAATAATTCTTCCATATA
This genomic window contains:
- a CDS encoding CsgG/HfaB family protein, with the translated sequence MFALRFFKFKLVYIFLIVCVIIQCATTGSSSIESVILNFNKNKKSYKIGVIDFIHSEKQTNQYDSMISDLFIVELSKDSSNVLVERTKLAELLAEHSLEYSGLLDSDQARKLGKIIPIDLILTGSYSIQKKQTQEEIKISGRFIHVVTGEIIYAFNTTITRESQDSVANQNSSQTTSEKKCTGNSEIETLLKDLSTESKIQELVQKAKKVSFQEECGKIHGLILSSFIRHKIDSKEYNIFLMDSLKKFQNPNENYRVLDSLRYFQLDKHIDEEEWSSGKDVIQRVSAGGLTRHITYLLNIQSETNKQLILKRADEIMELGIQKKIGRPVAIRKEEIVLSILYALQDPKAFLDSDLTALVFFDKYKNIVFDTSAETNKIFSIFDFLSNHYFKETNENKKEMIFLRIQDFLNSVNTSEQKEKKLDDFLGKLISAAGRSKTSEAALYKTNFKNLFRSLSKEICAVADKNPYPAQKSSRIKFLSENECICK
- a CDS encoding TIGR04454 family lipoprotein; protein product: MKKVLMISLSVAAVLSLTVMCGGAKHSAEECAPIVDEMLTNLTAGQKPEDAANIATMKATLVPVLQKECMSGKFDLTCLKSAKSIPAIQACKK
- a CDS encoding glycoside hydrolase family 5 protein, coding for MEELFVKNGHFASKDGAIYQLRGVNLSGSAKLPLRPDGTTHFDQTNTFNNHKNVSFVGRPLKEDQAEEHFDRLRKWGFNFLRFLITWEAIEHKGPGKYDNEYIDYVERMVSLAAKKGFYLFIDPHQDVWSRFTGGDGAPGWTLEELGMNISKIRNSETAIVHHYHGKNYRRMSWPLNYQKYSCATMFSLFFGGKEFAPDTKIDGKNVQDFLQDHYIDSVLKIVRRLKKYKNVIGFDTLNEPSPGWIGKKNLGEFDGFGFGKVIKSSPFQEMYLSEGRAVSAEQAYMLGFWSLPFGKVRLNPEGVPLWERGHQCIWRNHGVWDYDPNGAPMMLKPEYFYRKNGRKYEFYSDFMYPFIKKFKERVQKLENRFHIFIESDPSKLELEWKEIPKKNQGSVINATHWYDISVLMLKRYLPWFGVHVFKQKPIFGKENIDNAYEETIRMIREMSEKKMGNCPTVIGETGIPMDLNHRVAYLKNDYGVLEKALDRIMKAVEKNFVNLALWNYTPDHTHSLGDRWNEEDLSIYSQDTPSSYDEDGGRAVRAFSRPYPIRTKGFPVALTFDMERSLFKYAFRQEGNLFPETEIFIPEIHYKKGFEVLVNAGTYQYDPRTKILKFKGEKGILDYGITVYPSKKSLSREQDRTKVVSKTQKRKIQ